One genomic segment of Bremerella alba includes these proteins:
- the ilvD gene encoding dihydroxy-acid dehydratase, with amino-acid sequence MDRPLNWNSRNLTQGWQRGVTAFYYGLQFKEDDFHKPQVGIGVPLLEGNLCNVHAYRLATLIKQGCEKEGLIGFPFGTPAVSDNITQGHEGGNASLPSRNMIANAAECVTSSHGYDFLIGMHNCDKNGPGFAMALARMNYPGLIVNGGSIKPGCHRGQDTSILDVYDSQAAAGVGAMTQTEAEEILRTACPGPGGCGIAASFNTWGIALEAMGLSAPYSSSNPAEDPCKITECEEIGTHVKRLLAEDIRPRDIVTRASMINATRAVAAMGGSTNGVLHLLALAREAHVDFHLQDIQQICRETPVLCSFAPRGKRTMYDLYKLGGTPMFLKYLLQQGMLEGDCITVTGKTMAENLTDVPDMDWDQDLIVPVEKAFKPYADMQICFGNLAPGGIVFKVSSMKEPTFRGTAICFDDARKVVEAVERDEIQPGSVIVLRYLGPVASGMPEVLVATAALATPKLDGKVAFLSDTRVSGVSHGAIGVHCAPEAAVGGPIALVEDGDEISFDLTAGNLTLHVDDAVLAERRREWTAPEIPRTRGYLADFAATVSQANHGCVSKAFLVEAE; translated from the coding sequence ATGGACCGACCGCTTAATTGGAATAGCCGCAATCTGACCCAAGGCTGGCAGCGTGGAGTGACCGCGTTTTACTACGGGCTACAGTTCAAAGAAGACGATTTCCATAAGCCGCAAGTTGGGATTGGGGTGCCCCTCTTGGAAGGTAACCTGTGCAATGTGCATGCGTATCGCCTGGCGACGCTCATCAAGCAAGGATGCGAAAAGGAAGGGCTCATCGGTTTTCCGTTTGGTACGCCAGCGGTCAGCGACAACATCACCCAGGGGCACGAGGGGGGAAACGCGAGTCTGCCGTCGCGCAATATGATTGCCAATGCGGCCGAATGCGTGACCAGTTCGCATGGCTACGATTTTCTGATCGGCATGCATAACTGCGATAAGAACGGTCCCGGCTTTGCCATGGCGTTGGCCCGGATGAACTATCCGGGGCTGATTGTCAACGGCGGAAGTATCAAGCCGGGATGTCATCGGGGGCAAGATACGTCCATTCTCGATGTCTACGATTCGCAGGCCGCAGCCGGTGTCGGGGCGATGACCCAAACCGAGGCCGAAGAGATTTTGCGGACTGCTTGCCCGGGCCCAGGCGGGTGCGGGATTGCCGCGTCGTTTAATACGTGGGGCATTGCTTTGGAAGCGATGGGGCTTTCGGCTCCCTATTCCAGCAGCAACCCGGCCGAAGACCCTTGCAAGATCACCGAATGCGAAGAGATCGGCACGCACGTCAAACGCTTGTTGGCCGAAGACATCCGGCCACGCGATATTGTCACGCGTGCGTCGATGATCAACGCCACCCGGGCCGTTGCCGCAATGGGTGGTTCAACCAACGGGGTGCTGCATCTGTTGGCGCTTGCGCGCGAGGCGCATGTCGATTTCCACCTGCAAGATATCCAGCAGATCTGCCGCGAGACGCCGGTGCTGTGCAGCTTTGCCCCGCGTGGTAAGCGAACGATGTACGACCTGTATAAGCTGGGTGGCACGCCCATGTTTTTGAAGTATCTCCTGCAGCAGGGAATGCTGGAGGGAGACTGTATCACGGTGACCGGCAAGACGATGGCCGAGAATCTGACCGATGTCCCGGACATGGACTGGGATCAGGATTTGATTGTGCCGGTCGAGAAAGCTTTCAAGCCGTATGCCGACATGCAAATCTGTTTCGGCAACCTGGCCCCCGGCGGGATTGTGTTCAAAGTCAGCAGCATGAAGGAGCCAACGTTCCGTGGCACGGCCATTTGTTTCGATGACGCCAGAAAGGTCGTAGAAGCCGTCGAACGTGACGAGATCCAGCCTGGCAGCGTGATTGTGCTGCGTTACCTGGGACCGGTTGCCTCGGGGATGCCGGAAGTGTTGGTCGCGACTGCGGCCTTGGCGACGCCCAAGCTGGACGGCAAAGTCGCTTTTCTTTCCGATACCAGAGTCTCTGGCGTTTCGCACGGAGCGATCGGTGTGCACTGCGCCCCAGAAGCAGCCGTTGGCGGGCCGATTGCCCTGGTGGAAGATGGGGACGAGATCTCGTTCGATCTGACGGCTGGTAACCTGACGCTGCACGTGGACGATGCCGTGCTGGCCGAGCGTCGCCGCGAGTGGACGGCACCTGAGATTCCTCGCACGCGAGGCTATCTGGCCGACTTCGCAGCCACCGTTTCTCAGGCGAACCATGGCTGTGTCAGCAAGGCATTTCTGGTGGAAGCCGAGTAA
- a CDS encoding 6-pyruvoyl trahydropterin synthase family protein — translation MSLSIMRRIKFCAGHRLYKHGGKCEFFHGHNYIADFHVSGDEVDDVGRVIDFAELKRLFKGWIDEHWDHAFILNEDDENGITALKQVVPCKMYILPSNPTAESMATYLLEKVCPKLLKGTGVTCRKVAIWETEDSFAEASLDTGGNVHSIAELSEPMVS, via the coding sequence ATGAGCCTAAGCATTATGCGGCGCATCAAATTTTGCGCCGGACATCGACTTTACAAACATGGCGGGAAGTGCGAATTCTTTCATGGCCATAACTATATCGCCGACTTCCACGTCAGCGGAGACGAAGTAGACGACGTCGGCCGCGTGATCGACTTCGCCGAACTGAAACGCCTGTTCAAGGGTTGGATCGACGAGCACTGGGATCACGCGTTTATCTTGAACGAGGACGACGAAAACGGGATCACCGCCCTCAAACAGGTCGTGCCCTGCAAGATGTATATCTTGCCGAGCAACCCGACCGCCGAAAGCATGGCCACCTATTTGCTGGAAAAGGTCTGCCCCAAACTACTCAAAGGTACCGGGGTAACTTGCCGCAAGGTCGCCATTTGGGAAACAGAAGACAGTTTCGCTGAGGCCAGCCTCGATACAGGCGGCAACGTGCATTCGATCGCAGAATTATCCGAACCGATGGTATCGTAG
- a CDS encoding DUF1559 domain-containing protein: MSTRSSRTAFTLVELLVVIAIIGVLIALLLPAVQQAREAARRMSCSNNLKQVGLGLHNYHDTYGVFPAGSLPTFVSGLTAILPYLEQGNTYEIYDFNLSYSDPYNQDVVKQTIDIYLCPSMNLPREVPDGPCDETGGPSSYLLSEGTGSYMNPSDGLFGLEWPAYGYNNKPMAFRDITDGTSHTFAAGEATYDMEDYLWPSSCSDKAGESKWGTARWCVGYPSISLGTTEKEFDVHTSANKGGYQSMHPGGAMFLYTDGSVHFKASTIDRDTYNYLATRAGGEVIDEN, encoded by the coding sequence ATGTCGACACGGTCGTCTCGCACTGCATTTACGTTGGTTGAGCTGTTGGTGGTCATTGCTATCATCGGTGTTTTGATCGCTCTTTTACTTCCTGCTGTTCAACAAGCTCGTGAAGCGGCCCGTCGCATGAGCTGCAGTAACAATTTGAAACAAGTCGGACTTGGCCTTCACAACTATCACGACACATATGGAGTTTTCCCAGCCGGCTCTCTTCCAACGTTTGTAAGTGGTCTCACTGCAATTCTTCCTTACTTGGAGCAAGGAAATACCTATGAAATCTACGATTTCAACCTTTCCTACAGTGACCCCTACAATCAAGACGTCGTTAAGCAGACGATCGACATTTATCTTTGCCCCTCGATGAACCTACCACGAGAAGTTCCCGATGGTCCTTGTGACGAGACTGGGGGCCCAAGCAGCTATCTCCTTTCAGAAGGTACAGGGTCTTACATGAATCCGAGTGACGGCCTGTTCGGATTGGAGTGGCCAGCTTACGGGTATAACAATAAGCCAATGGCGTTTCGTGACATCACGGATGGAACATCCCATACATTCGCTGCTGGCGAGGCAACGTACGATATGGAGGATTACCTCTGGCCAAGTTCATGCTCCGATAAAGCAGGTGAGTCAAAATGGGGGACGGCTCGATGGTGTGTTGGATATCCATCAATTTCTCTAGGAACGACAGAGAAGGAATTTGACGTACACACATCAGCCAATAAAGGCGGATATCAAAGTATGCATCCTGGTGGTGCCATGTTCCTTTACACGGATGGTTCGGTGCACTTCAAAGCGAGCACCATTGATCGCGACACTTACAACTACCTAGCGACTCGCGCAGGTGGCGAAGTAATCGACGAAAACTAA
- a CDS encoding Hsp20/alpha crystallin family protein, producing MVRPQSQSESQSHPLANWSSEMDNLFESFFRPVRQSASGAWLPAMNISEKEAEYQVDLELPGLGAEDVNVELHDGKLTISGERKTEEQSEDRRWHRVEHVYGKFERVLKLGTPVDEDNVSANFKNGVLSVVIPKSEHAKPRKIEVKSN from the coding sequence ATGGTACGCCCACAATCCCAATCGGAGTCGCAGTCGCATCCCCTGGCCAATTGGTCGAGCGAGATGGACAACTTGTTCGAGTCGTTCTTTCGCCCGGTGCGTCAGAGTGCATCCGGGGCCTGGCTTCCGGCCATGAACATCTCGGAAAAAGAAGCCGAATATCAGGTCGATTTGGAACTTCCGGGGCTCGGTGCAGAAGACGTGAACGTCGAACTGCACGATGGTAAGCTCACCATCTCGGGCGAGCGTAAAACCGAAGAGCAATCCGAGGATCGACGATGGCACCGGGTCGAGCATGTTTATGGAAAGTTTGAACGCGTTCTCAAACTGGGTACGCCGGTCGACGAAGACAACGTTTCGGCCAACTTCAAAAATGGCGTGCTCTCGGTCGTGATCCCTAAGTCGGAACATGCCAAGCCGCGGAAGATTGAAGTGAAGAGCAACTAA
- the mog gene encoding molybdopterin adenylyltransferase encodes MPNTPAKIGIVTVSDRAYQGEYEDRGGPAIREYLQQVMASPWEAVAKVIPDEREVLNQTLIGLSDDVGCCLIITTGGTGPAKRDLTPDVTTQVCDKILPGFGELMRKVSLEKVPTAILSRQTAGLRGNSLIINLPGQPKAIAECLDAVFPAIPYCIDLVEGPYLETNPERIEAFRPQKK; translated from the coding sequence ATGCCTAACACACCTGCCAAGATTGGAATCGTGACCGTTTCGGACCGTGCCTACCAAGGCGAATATGAAGACCGGGGCGGTCCGGCCATTCGCGAGTACCTGCAGCAGGTGATGGCCTCGCCCTGGGAAGCAGTGGCGAAAGTGATTCCCGACGAGCGAGAAGTTCTGAACCAAACGTTGATCGGCCTTTCCGACGATGTCGGCTGCTGCCTGATTATCACCACCGGCGGAACGGGCCCCGCCAAGCGTGACCTGACACCGGATGTCACCACCCAGGTCTGCGACAAGATCCTGCCGGGCTTCGGCGAACTGATGCGAAAGGTGAGCCTGGAAAAGGTACCTACCGCGATTCTTTCCCGGCAAACGGCCGGCCTCCGCGGCAACTCGCTGATCATCAATCTACCCGGCCAACCCAAGGCCATCGCCGAATGCCTGGACGCCGTCTTTCCGGCGATTCCGTACTGCATCGACCTGGTCGAAGGCCCTTACCTGGAAACGAATCCCGAGCGGATCGAAGCGTTCCGTCCTCAGAAGAAGTAA